The following are from one region of the Hyla sarda isolate aHylSar1 chromosome 6, aHylSar1.hap1, whole genome shotgun sequence genome:
- the LOC130277478 gene encoding carbohydrate sulfotransferase 6-like, which yields MKATWREAKCCSWRSGSSLVGQFFNQHPDIFYMMEPAWHVWNSLSQYSARVLHMAVRDIVRSVFNCDMSVFNAYIKNQENVSDLFQWYSSKALCSPPACSSFSRFNLTNETACKNLCGNYPFGKVEESCDKYTHIVVKEVRIFDITVLYPLFKDPSLNLKIIHLVRDPRAVGKSRGQAPRALAGDNGIVLDTNGTKINDTNYDVLRKICESQVNMYQTAHYKPPPFMKGKYMLVRYEDLVRNPLTKVKEMYKFANLNLNDQLIEWIYNITHGKGPGKRREAFKTTSRNALNVAEVWRHVLPFKKVRQIQDACREALATFMYQFMNSEEEQKNFARDFILPMEIN from the exons ATGAAGGCTACATGGAGAGAGGCAAAATGTTGCAG CTGGAGGTCAGGATCATCTCTTGTGGGTCAGTTCTTTAACCAGCATCCAGACATCTTCTACATGATGGAACCAGCTTGGCATGTATGGAACTCTTTGTCACAATACAGCGCCCGTGTTCTTCATATGGCAGTAAGAGATATTGTCCGATCAGTCTTTAACTGCGATATGTCTGTGTTTAATGCATATATAAAAAACCAGGAGAATGTTTCAGACTTGTTCCAGTGGTATTCCAGTAAAGCTCTTTGTTCGCCTCCTGCATGCAGCTCCTTTTCTCGTTTCAACCTTACTAATGAAACAGCTTGTAAGAACCTCTGTGGAAATTATCCATTTGGGAAAGTTGAAGAGTCATGTGACAAGTATACGCATATTGTAGTCAAAGAGGTTCGAATTTTTGACATCACAGTACTATATCCTCTTTTTAAAGACCCTTCCTTAAATCTGAAAATTATCCATTTAGTACGTGACCCTCGAGCAGTTGGGAAATCCCGTGGGCAGGCTCCGAGAGCTCTCGCAGGTGATAATGGCATTGTCCTTGACACAAATGGCACAAAAATAAATGACACAAACTACGATGTTTTACGTAAAATCTGTGAGAGCCAAGTTAACATGTACCAGACGGCACACTACAAACCTCCGCCATTTATGAAGGGAAAATACATGCTGGTCAGATATGAAGATTTGGTGCGAAATCCATTAACAAAAGTAAAAGAGATGTATAAATTTGCCAATCTGAATTTAAATGACCAGCTGATTGAGTGGATCTATAATATAACTCATGGTAAAGGACCAGGTAAACGAAGGGAAGCCTTCAAAACCACTTCAAGAAATGCACTAAATGTAGCTGAAGTTTGGAGACACGTTCTTCCCTTTAAGAAAGTAAGACAAATACAGGATGCGTGCAGGGAAGCCTTGGCCACTTTTATGTACCAGTTTATGAATTCAGAGGAAGAGCAAAAGAATTTTGCACGAGATTTTATACTGCCAATGGAGATCAATTAA
- the LOC130277676 gene encoding protein spinster homolog 1-like, whose product MASPQDPLLKEEEEAMEDHSDMDVEKGDIPEKQNLPSLSVMSTARSIITVVILAFVNLLIYANRSSVAGVLPHIQKAYDTNSSLSGLLNTLFIGSYVLVAPIAGYLGDHCNKKYTVCAGVIVWLSMTLTLSFIPDGYFLLFLLTSGLVGAGEATFCTIAPSIIADLFTSDQRTRMLNVFYSVIPVGCGLGYIIGPKVTDAARGDWHWAFRVTPGLGLIAVALLILVTKELPRTTTNGKKNNKSQKFAKWATDLKKLFKNRSFMLTTMGSTAVSFIVGAIGVWGPSYLTHARTLLQEKDPCRAEPCDYHDILIFGVVTVVSGILGVVAGTEISKRYRKSNPRADPLVCGCAMMLSAPFLLLALTFGNISLVATNIFIFIGETLLSVNFTLISDIILKVVTPWRRSSALAVQMTIYHLLGDAGSPYLIGLISDTYERGYAKSPLLKYRSLEYALMTCTIMAVIGGAFFMATALFIERDEKEAEMDSEPPSSSSSSLLPADEDRASD is encoded by the coding sequence atggcctctccacaagacccattgctgaaggaggaggaagaagcaatggaggaccatagtgatatggatgtagaaaagggcgatatccctgagaagcagaacctgccatctctaagcgtgatgtccaccgcacgttccatcatcaccgtagtgatcctcgcctttgttaatttgctcatctatgcaaatcgctccagcgtggcgggggtgctgcctcatatacagaaagcatatgacaccaattctagtctgtccggcttattgaatacattgttcattggaagctacgtgctggtcgcaccaattgccggatatttgggcgaccactgtaataagaaatatactgtttgcgcaggagtcatcgtttggctgagcatgacacttaccctgtcattcatccctgacgggtacttcctgctcttcctgctgacgagtggactggttggagccggagaggcgactttctgcaccatcgccccctccatcattgcagacctttttacaagtgaccagcggacccgcatgctgaacgtgttttactccgtcatacctgtaggctgcggactaggatacatcatcgggcccaaagtgactgatgcagcaaggggcgattggcactgggcgtttcgggtcacccctggcctgggcctcatagctgtggctttgttgattttggtcacaaaggagcttccaagaacgactacaaacgggaagaagaacaacaaatcccagaagtttgccaaatgggcgacagatctgaaaaaactatttaaaaatcgaagcttcatgttaaccaccatgggatcgacggctgtatccttcatagtgggagccataggtgtatggggtccgtcatacctgacccacgcacgaacactcctacaagagaaggacccttgccgtgctgaaccgtgtgactatcacgacatcctaatatttggtgtggttacagtcgtttccggcattctgggagttgtagcagggacggagataagtaaaaggtATCGCAAATCCAatccacgggcggacccgcttgtgtgtggatgcgcgatgatgctctccgccccttttcttctgttggcattgacttttggcaacatcagcctcgttgccaccaacatcttcatcttcatcggagagacgcttctgtcagtaaatttcaccctcatatctgacattatactaaaagtagtaactccgtggaggagatcttcagccctggccgtgcagatgacaatctatcacctcctaggtgacgccggcagcccgtacctcatcggcctgatatctgacacctacgaacgaggatatgccaaatcccctcttctgaaataccgcagcctggagtatgccctcatgacctgcaccataatggcagtcatcggaggggccttcttcatggccacggccctatttatagagagggacgaaaaagaagcagagatggattcagaacctccgtcatcctcctcctcctcactgcttcctgccgatgaggaccgcgcttcagactga